From Micromonospora rhizosphaerae, the proteins below share one genomic window:
- a CDS encoding alpha/beta fold hydrolase, translating into MATFSAADGTRLAYHQAGEGDPLICLPGGPMQASAYLGDLGGLSAHRSLIRLDLRGTGESAVPADPASYRCDRLVDDVEALRVHLGRDRIDLLGHSAGGTLAVLYAARYPDRIGRLALVTPSPLVVGLEITDLDRRHIAELRRGEAWFPDAFAALERIWSGDATAADAKAIEPFKHGRWDANRQARLALEASQKNAEPAAGTTRPAPLTRKPPDPPSPAIGRRSFSSRASTTSRFRRSAPPSMPACSVRPSWPCSRAADTIPGSTIRSGSCRPWQGSRTDSSMRGRQPAFAERRTTHR; encoded by the coding sequence ATGGCAACCTTCTCCGCTGCCGACGGCACCCGGCTTGCATACCACCAGGCCGGCGAGGGCGACCCGCTGATCTGCCTTCCCGGCGGCCCCATGCAGGCCTCGGCATACCTCGGTGACCTGGGCGGGTTGTCGGCGCATCGCTCGCTGATTCGCCTCGACCTGCGCGGAACCGGGGAATCGGCCGTACCGGCGGACCCGGCCAGTTACCGGTGTGATCGGCTGGTCGACGACGTCGAGGCGCTACGCGTCCATCTCGGGCGGGACCGGATCGATCTGTTGGGACACTCGGCTGGTGGCACTCTCGCGGTGCTGTACGCCGCCCGCTACCCGGACCGCATCGGCCGCCTCGCTCTGGTCACTCCCAGCCCGCTCGTGGTGGGCCTGGAGATCACCGACCTGGATCGTCGGCACATCGCCGAGCTGCGCCGAGGCGAGGCCTGGTTCCCGGACGCCTTCGCCGCGCTCGAGCGGATCTGGTCGGGCGACGCCACCGCCGCTGATGCGAAGGCGATTGAACCCTTCAAACATGGCCGATGGGATGCCAACCGCCAGGCCCGCCTCGCCCTTGAGGCGAGCCAGAAGAACGCAGAACCAGCGGCGGGTACTACTCGGCCGGCGCCCTTGACCCGGAAGCCACCAGATCCGCCCTCGCCGGCCATCGGGCGCCGGTCCTTCTCATCGCGGGCGAGTACGACGTCTCGCTTCCGCCGAAGCGCGCCGCCGAGTATGCCGGCCTGTTCCGTCAGGCCGAGCTGGCCGTGCAGCCGGGCGGCGGACACTATCCCTGGCTCGACGATCCGCAGTGGTTCGTGCAGACCCTGGCAGGGTTCTCGCACTGACAGCTCGATGCGAGGCAGGCAGCCCGCGTTCGCGGAACGCCGGACCACTCACCGATGA
- a CDS encoding acyl-CoA thioesterase: MGDPFRVRITVRGYELDTQGHLNQAVYLQYGEHARWECLRAAGISQDRLIASGVGPVALEVTLKYLRELRGGDEVDVSCEFRWGEGKTFQIDQDYTRPDGTQVATLTGVGGLLDLAARRLVPNPRERFQELATDPGPLNL; the protein is encoded by the coding sequence ATGGGAGATCCGTTCCGGGTACGCATCACCGTCCGCGGCTACGAGCTCGACACCCAGGGCCACCTGAACCAGGCCGTCTATCTGCAATACGGCGAGCACGCCCGGTGGGAGTGCCTGCGCGCTGCCGGCATCTCGCAGGACCGGCTCATCGCCAGCGGAGTGGGACCCGTCGCCCTGGAGGTCACCCTGAAATACCTGAGAGAGCTGCGCGGTGGGGACGAGGTGGACGTGTCCTGCGAGTTCCGCTGGGGCGAGGGCAAGACCTTCCAGATCGACCAGGACTACACCCGCCCAGACGGCACGCAGGTCGCGACGCTGACCGGGGTGGGCGGGCTGCTCGACCTGGCGGCCCGGCGGCTGGTGCCCAACCCGCGGGAGCGGTTCCAGGAGCTGGCCACCGATCCGGGTCCGCTCAACCTCTGA